From Streptomyces qinzhouensis, one genomic window encodes:
- a CDS encoding STM4011 family radical SAM protein: protein MDLTMLYRGPLASCDYDCPYCPFAKRRDSRETLRADRAALERFCGWVADQPASPSGGRLSVLFTPWGEGLVRSWYRRALVELSHVPQVRRVAVQTNLSCRTDWLAGADPEKAALWCTYHPGQTPYDRFLGKTREVAALGVRFSVGIVGLPEHREPALRLRAELPEHVYLWVNAAEGHTYTDAEAAEWAAIDPLFAYSRHPHPSAGLPCRTGESVVSVDGDGTVRRCHFVPAPLGNLYDGSYRAALRPRACPLAVCDCHIGYVHLESLPLYDVFAGGVLERIPAPGVLPAGGPGGP, encoded by the coding sequence GTGGATCTGACGATGCTGTACCGGGGGCCGCTGGCCTCCTGCGACTACGACTGCCCCTACTGCCCGTTCGCCAAGCGGCGGGACAGCCGGGAGACCCTGCGCGCCGACCGCGCCGCGCTGGAACGTTTCTGCGGGTGGGTGGCCGATCAACCGGCGTCTCCCTCCGGGGGCCGGCTCTCGGTGCTCTTCACGCCCTGGGGCGAGGGACTGGTCCGCTCCTGGTACCGGCGGGCCCTGGTCGAGCTGTCCCATGTGCCGCAGGTGCGGCGGGTGGCCGTCCAGACCAATCTGAGCTGCCGCACCGACTGGCTGGCCGGGGCGGACCCGGAGAAGGCGGCGCTCTGGTGCACGTACCACCCGGGTCAGACTCCGTACGACCGCTTCCTCGGCAAGACCCGGGAAGTGGCCGCCCTGGGGGTCCGCTTCAGCGTCGGGATCGTCGGCCTGCCCGAGCACCGGGAGCCCGCCCTGCGGCTCCGCGCCGAACTGCCGGAGCACGTCTACCTCTGGGTGAACGCGGCCGAGGGGCATACCTACACCGACGCCGAGGCCGCCGAATGGGCCGCGATCGACCCCCTGTTCGCCTACAGCCGCCATCCGCACCCCTCGGCCGGGCTGCCGTGCCGCACGGGTGAGTCGGTGGTCTCGGTGGACGGCGACGGGACGGTCCGCCGCTGTCATTTCGTCCCCGCGCCCCTGGGCAATCTCTACGACGGCTCCTACCGCGCCGCGCTACGGCCCCGGGCCTGCCCGCTGGCCGTCTGCGACTGCCACATCGGGTACGTCCACCTCGAATCCCTGCCGCTGTACGACGTCTTCGCGGGCGGGGTGCTGGAGCGCATACCGGCACCGGGGGTGCTCCCCGCGGGCGGCCCGGGCGGACCCTGA
- a CDS encoding tyrosine-protein phosphatase translates to MTQQVPQVPSTEPELAGIRNFRDVGGLPTADGRAVRHGRLYRSGHLAHATASDTAFLTGLGLHTVFDFRNAADIRIEGPDVPLPGVRNLNLPLSDPADGAEFWQVVQRGDLPQLRSMLADGRAARRMVDSYRAIITGRTAEHSRVLHALAEDSVPALMHCAAGKDRAGLSVAVTLLAVGVEREAVETDYLKSNDPHRRYRVRRSEDAPEGMSPEVMELLSPLFDARAAYLHAAFDTVDAVWGGTERYLSEGLGLSPATRERLRERLLGTE, encoded by the coding sequence GTGACGCAGCAGGTGCCGCAGGTCCCGTCGACCGAGCCGGAGCTGGCCGGGATCCGCAACTTCCGCGATGTCGGCGGGCTGCCGACGGCCGACGGCCGTGCGGTGCGCCACGGGCGGCTCTACCGGAGCGGCCATCTGGCCCATGCCACCGCGAGCGACACCGCCTTTCTGACCGGACTGGGCCTTCACACGGTCTTCGACTTCCGCAATGCCGCCGATATCCGTATCGAGGGCCCGGATGTGCCCCTGCCCGGGGTCCGGAACCTCAATCTCCCGCTGAGCGACCCCGCGGACGGCGCGGAGTTCTGGCAGGTGGTCCAGCGGGGCGATCTGCCGCAGTTGCGGTCGATGCTGGCGGACGGCCGGGCGGCGCGGCGGATGGTGGATTCGTACCGGGCGATCATCACCGGCCGGACGGCCGAGCACAGCCGCGTACTGCACGCGCTGGCCGAGGACAGCGTCCCCGCGCTGATGCACTGCGCGGCGGGCAAGGACCGCGCGGGGCTGTCGGTCGCGGTCACCCTGCTCGCGGTCGGGGTGGAGCGGGAGGCCGTCGAAACGGACTATCTGAAGTCGAACGACCCCCACCGGCGCTACCGGGTGCGCCGGTCCGAGGACGCGCCCGAGGGGATGTCGCCCGAGGTGATGGAGCTGCTGAGCCCGTTGTTCGACGCCCGCGCGGCCTATCTGCACGCGGCCTTCGACACCGTCGACGCGGTCTGGGGCGGCACCGAGCGCTATCTGTCCGAGGGGCTCGGCCTCTCCCCCGCCACCCGGGAACGGCTGCGGGAGAGACTGCTCGGCACGGAGTGA
- a CDS encoding SGNH/GDSL hydrolase family protein has protein sequence MSSVADDSRTYDQGGIGSYAAIGDSFTEGVGDPGPGGTFVGWADRFAVLLADRRPEHTFRYANLAVRGRLLDQIVAEQVPRAKELAPDLVSFCAGGNDIIRPGSDPDDVAERFERAVAELTGAVGTVMVTTGFDTRDVPVLRHLRGRIATYTAHVRAIADRYDCPVLDLWSLRSVQDRRAWDPDRLHLSPEGHTRVALRAAQVLGLEVSADPDLPWPPPPVRGTLEVRRDDILWAREYLGPWIGRRLRGESSGDHVEAKRPDLLPL, from the coding sequence ATGAGCTCCGTGGCAGACGATTCGAGAACTTATGACCAGGGCGGAATCGGGTCGTACGCGGCGATCGGTGACAGTTTCACCGAGGGCGTGGGGGACCCGGGACCGGGTGGGACGTTTGTCGGCTGGGCGGACCGTTTCGCGGTACTGCTCGCCGACCGCAGACCGGAACACACCTTCCGGTACGCCAATCTCGCCGTACGCGGCAGACTCCTCGACCAGATCGTGGCGGAGCAGGTGCCCAGGGCGAAGGAACTCGCCCCGGACCTGGTGTCGTTCTGCGCCGGGGGCAATGACATCATCCGGCCCGGCAGCGACCCCGACGATGTGGCGGAACGTTTCGAGCGGGCCGTCGCCGAACTGACCGGCGCCGTCGGCACGGTCATGGTGACCACCGGCTTCGACACCCGGGACGTGCCGGTCCTGCGCCATCTGCGCGGCCGGATCGCCACGTACACGGCCCATGTCCGGGCCATCGCCGACCGCTACGACTGCCCGGTGCTCGACCTGTGGTCGCTGCGGTCCGTGCAGGACCGCCGCGCCTGGGACCCCGACCGGCTGCATCTGTCGCCGGAGGGGCACACCCGGGTCGCGCTGCGGGCCGCCCAGGTCCTCGGCCTCGAGGTGTCGGCCGACCCGGACCTGCCGTGGCCGCCGCCGCCGGTGCGGGGCACCCTCGAAGTGCGGCGCGACGACATCCTGTGGGCGCGTGAGTACCTCGGGCCGTGGATCGGACGGCGGCTGCGCGGCGAGAGCTCGGGCGACCATGTGGAGGCCAAGCGGCCCGACCTGCTGCCGCTGTGA
- a CDS encoding STM4012 family radical SAM protein: MTTTPPAPRPYQSYVYAYPHKTAYRPLGERRPSLRTLWAGEPKDALSLYLHIPFCEVRCGFCNLFTRIGAPGELTTRYLDALERQAEAVRDALGDEEPVRFAAAAFGGGTPTYLTADELDRLCDIAEKRMGADLAAVPLSVETSPSTATADRLAVLAARGATRLSIGVQSFVAEEAKAAVRPQRGSDVAAALGRIRDSAVPVLNIDLIYGIGGQTARTWRYSLDAALDWRPEELYLYPLYVRPLTGLDRRVRESDREWDARRLALYRQGRDHLLDRGYEQVSMRMFRRTDAPGAGEARGPDDYACQTDGMIGLGCGARSYTSRLHYSFDYAVGASEVRGIIDDYTRTEDFGHAEVGFAMTGDESRRRHLLQSLLQAGGLATEEYRSRFGTAPEDDFGPELARFAALGWLDRDAPAGLLRLGPEGLAHSDALGPELFSPAVRAGMAAYEPK, from the coding sequence ATGACCACCACCCCACCGGCCCCGCGCCCGTACCAGAGCTACGTATACGCATATCCCCATAAAACCGCCTACCGGCCCCTGGGTGAGCGGCGCCCCTCGCTGCGCACCCTGTGGGCGGGCGAGCCCAAGGACGCGCTCTCGCTCTATCTGCACATACCGTTCTGCGAGGTGCGCTGCGGCTTCTGCAATCTGTTCACCCGGATCGGCGCGCCCGGTGAGCTGACGACCCGCTATCTCGACGCCCTGGAGCGCCAGGCCGAGGCGGTGCGGGACGCGCTGGGCGACGAGGAGCCGGTCCGGTTCGCCGCGGCGGCCTTCGGCGGCGGGACCCCGACCTATCTGACCGCGGACGAACTGGACCGGCTCTGCGATATCGCCGAGAAGCGGATGGGCGCCGATCTGGCGGCCGTACCGCTCTCCGTGGAGACGTCACCTTCGACCGCCACCGCCGACCGGCTCGCGGTGCTGGCCGCCCGGGGCGCCACCCGGCTGAGCATCGGGGTGCAGAGCTTCGTCGCCGAGGAGGCGAAGGCCGCCGTCCGCCCCCAGCGCGGTTCCGATGTGGCGGCCGCGCTCGGCCGGATCCGGGACAGCGCGGTCCCCGTCCTGAACATCGACCTGATCTACGGCATCGGCGGTCAGACCGCGCGGACCTGGCGCTACTCCCTGGACGCCGCGCTCGACTGGCGCCCGGAGGAGCTGTATCTCTATCCGTTGTACGTCCGGCCGCTGACCGGTCTGGACCGGCGGGTCAGGGAGAGCGACCGGGAGTGGGACGCCCGGCGGCTCGCGCTCTACCGCCAGGGCCGGGACCATCTGCTGGACCGGGGGTACGAGCAGGTGTCGATGCGGATGTTCCGCCGGACGGACGCCCCCGGCGCGGGCGAGGCGCGCGGCCCGGACGACTACGCCTGCCAGACCGACGGCATGATCGGCCTGGGCTGCGGCGCCCGCTCGTACACCTCCCGGCTGCACTATTCGTTCGACTACGCGGTGGGCGCGTCCGAAGTGCGGGGCATCATCGACGACTACACCCGCACCGAGGACTTCGGACATGCCGAGGTCGGGTTCGCCATGACCGGGGACGAGTCCCGGCGGCGCCATCTGCTCCAGTCGCTGCTCCAGGCCGGGGGGCTGGCGACGGAGGAGTACCGGAGCCGCTTCGGCACCGCCCCGGAGGACGACTTCGGTCCCGAGCTGGCGCGGTTCGCCGCCCTGGGCTGGCTGGACCGGGACGCGCCCGCCGGTCTGCTGAGACTCGGCCCCGAGGGGCTCGCGCACTCGGACGCGCTGGGCCCCGAGCTGTTCTCCCCCGCCGTGCGCGCCGGGATGGCCGCTTATGAGCCGAAGTGA
- a CDS encoding peptidoglycan DD-metalloendopeptidase family protein produces MPGKGKHRRPKSTVITRGIVAAGTGGAAIALPLIGATGAHAAEQTTAPTAAVAPAAAAPAVEKPAGSATYIVVTGDHLSKIASERDIAGGWQQLYADNRAAVGDDPSLIHPGLKLVLDGKGAAPAAAAEAPADAPAEAPAEKKGERASRDASRADAPAPAAVERTAPAQRETAPAAPAAAESAPEPAPEAAAGGWAAPLAGAQVTTPYRASGAMWSSGYHTGVDFAAPTGTSVRSIGPGTIVSAGWAGAYGNEVVVQHTDGTYSQYAHLSSLSVAAGQSVSGGQQIGLSGSTGNSSGPHLHLEVRTGPAYGSDIDPVAHLRGHGVSL; encoded by the coding sequence ATGCCCGGAAAGGGTAAGCACCGCCGTCCCAAGTCGACGGTCATCACTCGTGGAATCGTCGCTGCCGGAACCGGCGGCGCCGCCATCGCCCTGCCCCTGATCGGGGCCACCGGCGCCCACGCCGCCGAACAGACCACCGCGCCGACCGCCGCCGTCGCCCCCGCGGCCGCCGCGCCCGCCGTCGAGAAGCCCGCCGGATCCGCCACGTACATCGTGGTCACCGGGGATCATCTGTCCAAGATCGCCTCCGAGCGGGACATCGCGGGCGGCTGGCAGCAGCTGTACGCGGACAACCGCGCCGCGGTCGGCGACGACCCGTCCCTGATCCACCCCGGTCTGAAGCTGGTGCTCGACGGCAAGGGTGCCGCCCCCGCGGCCGCCGCCGAGGCCCCGGCCGACGCTCCGGCCGAGGCTCCGGCGGAGAAGAAGGGCGAGCGCGCGTCGCGCGACGCCTCCCGCGCCGACGCCCCGGCCCCGGCCGCCGTCGAGCGCACCGCCCCGGCGCAGCGGGAGACCGCTCCCGCCGCTCCCGCCGCGGCCGAGTCCGCGCCGGAGCCGGCTCCCGAGGCCGCCGCCGGCGGCTGGGCCGCTCCGCTCGCCGGTGCCCAGGTCACCACCCCGTACCGGGCCTCCGGCGCCATGTGGTCCAGCGGTTACCACACCGGTGTCGACTTCGCGGCCCCCACGGGCACCTCCGTCCGCTCGATCGGCCCCGGCACGATCGTCTCCGCGGGCTGGGCCGGCGCGTACGGCAACGAGGTCGTCGTCCAGCACACCGACGGCACCTACTCGCAGTACGCCCACCTCTCCTCCCTCTCCGTCGCCGCGGGTCAGTCCGTCAGCGGCGGACAGCAGATCGGTCTCTCCGGCTCGACCGGCAACTCCAGCGGCCCGCATCTGCACCTGGAGGTCCGCACCGGACCGGCCTACGGCTCCGATATCGACCCCGTCGCCCATCTGCGCGGCCACGGCGTCTCCCTCTGA
- the hpnH gene encoding adenosyl-hopene transferase HpnH, which translates to MAMPLRQTIRVGTYLFEQKLRRREKFPLIVELEPLYACNLACEGCGKIQHPAGVLKQRMPVAQAVGAVLESGAPMVSIAGGEPLMHPQIDEIVRQLVARRKYVFLCTNAVLLRKKLEKFTPTPYFAFAVHIDGLRERHDESVAKEGVFDEAVAAIKEAKARGFRVTTNSTFFNTDTPQTVVEVLNYLNDDLRVDEMMISPAYAYEKAPDQEHFLGVEQTRELFRKAFAGGNRKRWRLNHSPLFLDFLEGKVDFPCTAWAIPNYSLFGWQRPCYLMSDGYVPSYRELVEETDWEKYGRGKDPRCANCMAHCGYEPTAVLATMGSLKESLRAARESVAGTRG; encoded by the coding sequence ATGGCCATGCCACTCCGTCAGACCATCCGGGTAGGAACGTATCTCTTCGAACAGAAGCTCCGCAGGCGGGAGAAGTTCCCGCTGATCGTCGAGTTGGAACCGCTGTACGCCTGCAATCTCGCCTGCGAGGGCTGCGGAAAGATCCAGCATCCGGCGGGAGTGCTCAAGCAGCGGATGCCGGTGGCCCAGGCGGTCGGGGCCGTACTGGAATCCGGGGCGCCGATGGTCTCCATCGCGGGCGGCGAACCCCTGATGCATCCGCAGATCGACGAGATCGTGCGCCAGCTCGTCGCCCGGCGCAAGTACGTCTTCCTCTGCACCAACGCCGTACTGCTCCGCAAGAAACTGGAGAAGTTCACCCCCACCCCCTACTTCGCCTTCGCCGTGCACATCGACGGACTGCGTGAGCGGCACGACGAGTCCGTCGCCAAGGAAGGGGTGTTCGACGAGGCCGTGGCGGCGATCAAGGAGGCCAAGGCACGTGGCTTCCGGGTCACCACCAACTCCACCTTCTTCAACACCGACACCCCGCAGACCGTCGTCGAGGTCCTCAACTATCTCAACGACGACCTCCGGGTCGACGAGATGATGATCTCCCCCGCCTACGCCTACGAGAAGGCACCGGACCAGGAGCACTTCCTGGGCGTCGAACAGACCCGGGAGCTGTTCCGCAAGGCATTCGCCGGCGGCAACCGCAAGCGCTGGCGGCTCAACCACTCCCCGCTCTTCCTGGACTTCCTGGAGGGCAAGGTGGACTTCCCCTGCACGGCCTGGGCCATCCCGAACTACTCCCTCTTCGGCTGGCAGCGCCCCTGCTATCTGATGAGCGACGGTTACGTGCCCAGCTACCGGGAGCTCGTGGAGGAGACCGACTGGGAGAAGTACGGCCGGGGCAAGGACCCCCGCTGCGCCAATTGCATGGCGCACTGCGGTTACGAACCGACCGCGGTCCTGGCCACCATGGGCTCCCTGAAGGAATCGCTCAGGGCCGCCCGCGAGAGCGTGGCGGGCACCCGGGGCTGA
- a CDS encoding aspartate aminotransferase family protein translates to MTPAPSGAGSFDLTELLARRGGERYALHDRHLNPQLPRMLRTIGFDRTYERAEGAYFWDADGNDYLDMLAGFGVMGLGRHHPVVRKALHDVVDASLADLTRFDCPPLPGLLAERLLAHSPHLERVFFSNSGTEAVETALKFARYATGRPRILYCDHAFHGLTVGSLSVNGESGFRDGFAPLLPDTAIALGDLAALERELARGDVAALVVEPIQGKGVHESPPGFLPAAQELLHRHRALLIADEVQTGLGRTGDFYAYQHEPGVEPDLVCVAKALSGGYVPVGATLGKDWIFRKVYSSMDRVLVHSASFGSNAQAMAAGLAVLSVIEDEGLVARARATGDLLRARLGALVDRYEFLHEVRGRGLMTGIEFGRPRSLALRGRWAMLQAARKGLFAQIVVVPLLQKHRILTQVSGDHLEVIKLIPPLTIGEKEVDRFVTAFTEVMDEAHAGGGLLWDFGKTLVKQAVAQR, encoded by the coding sequence ATGACACCTGCACCGTCCGGGGCCGGAAGCTTCGACCTCACGGAACTGCTGGCCCGACGCGGCGGCGAGCGATACGCCCTGCACGACCGCCACCTCAACCCCCAGCTGCCGCGGATGCTGCGCACCATCGGCTTCGACCGCACCTACGAACGGGCCGAAGGCGCCTATTTCTGGGACGCCGACGGCAACGACTACCTCGATATGCTCGCCGGCTTCGGGGTGATGGGCCTGGGCCGCCACCATCCCGTGGTCCGCAAGGCGCTGCACGACGTCGTCGACGCCTCCCTCGCCGACCTCACCCGCTTCGACTGCCCGCCGCTGCCCGGACTGCTCGCCGAACGACTGCTGGCCCACAGCCCCCATCTGGAACGGGTGTTCTTCTCCAACAGCGGTACGGAGGCGGTCGAGACCGCGCTGAAATTCGCCCGGTACGCCACCGGGCGGCCCAGGATCCTCTACTGCGACCATGCCTTCCACGGACTGACCGTCGGCTCCCTCTCCGTCAACGGCGAGTCCGGCTTCCGCGACGGCTTCGCCCCGCTGCTGCCCGATACCGCCATCGCCCTGGGCGATCTGGCGGCCCTGGAGCGCGAACTGGCCCGGGGCGATGTGGCGGCCCTGGTGGTGGAGCCCATCCAGGGCAAGGGGGTCCACGAGTCCCCGCCCGGTTTCCTCCCCGCCGCCCAGGAACTGCTCCACCGGCACCGGGCGCTGCTGATCGCCGACGAGGTCCAGACCGGCCTCGGCCGTACCGGCGACTTCTACGCCTACCAGCACGAGCCGGGGGTGGAGCCGGACCTCGTCTGCGTCGCCAAGGCGCTGTCCGGCGGCTATGTGCCGGTCGGCGCCACCCTCGGCAAGGACTGGATCTTCCGGAAGGTCTACTCGTCGATGGACCGGGTCCTGGTGCACTCCGCCAGCTTCGGCTCCAACGCCCAGGCGATGGCCGCCGGGCTCGCCGTCCTCTCGGTGATCGAGGACGAGGGGCTGGTCGCCCGGGCCCGCGCCACCGGCGATCTGCTCCGTGCCCGGCTGGGCGCGCTGGTCGACCGGTACGAGTTCCTCCACGAGGTCCGCGGCCGGGGCCTGATGACCGGCATCGAGTTCGGCCGCCCCCGCTCACTGGCCCTGCGCGGCCGGTGGGCGATGCTCCAGGCGGCCCGCAAGGGGCTCTTCGCCCAGATCGTGGTGGTCCCCCTGCTGCAGAAGCACCGGATCCTCACCCAGGTCTCCGGAGACCATCTGGAAGTGATCAAACTGATCCCGCCGCTGACCATCGGGGAGAAGGAGGTCGACCGCTTTGTGACCGCCTTCACGGAGGTCATGGACGAGGCCCACGCCGGGGGCGGATTGCTCTGGGATTTTGGAAAGACGCTGGTCAAGCAGGCGGTGGCACAGCGCTGA
- a CDS encoding helix-turn-helix domain-containing protein, with product MQSPPGGHPPDPRATAPGGPAAGEAPDALPDVAPKLRELRRRRGLTLEAAAHRAGLSPAHLSRLETGRRQPSLPMLLALARIYGTTVAELLGESAPEHDPVVRAGSREPSQADGWTYHQVGSPGRAMQTLRLIVPYGAQGELVRQHPGEEWLYVLDGRVRLGLGDTVHELGPGDSAHYDSLTPHRIAAATRDGAEMLFVHTLLQSPDIFHPHF from the coding sequence ATGCAGAGTCCTCCCGGGGGCCACCCCCCGGACCCCCGAGCCACGGCGCCCGGCGGCCCCGCCGCCGGGGAGGCACCCGACGCCCTGCCGGACGTGGCGCCCAAACTGCGTGAACTGCGCCGCCGCCGCGGACTGACCCTGGAGGCCGCCGCCCACCGCGCCGGACTGTCGCCCGCACATCTGTCCCGGCTGGAGACCGGCCGCAGGCAGCCTTCGCTGCCGATGCTGCTGGCCCTCGCCAGGATCTACGGTACGACAGTCGCCGAGCTGCTCGGCGAGTCCGCGCCCGAGCACGACCCGGTGGTCCGGGCCGGCAGCCGGGAACCCTCCCAGGCCGACGGCTGGACCTACCACCAGGTCGGCAGCCCGGGCCGGGCCATGCAGACACTCCGCCTGATCGTGCCGTACGGCGCCCAGGGCGAGCTGGTGCGCCAGCACCCCGGCGAGGAGTGGCTCTACGTCCTCGACGGCCGGGTCCGGCTGGGCCTCGGCGACACCGTCCACGAGCTGGGCCCCGGCGACAGCGCGCACTACGACTCGCTGACCCCGCACCGGATCGCCGCCGCCACCCGCGACGGCGCCGAGATGCTCTTCGTCCACACCCTGCTCCAGAGCCCCGACATCTTCCATCCGCACTTCTAG
- a CDS encoding DUF6126 family protein — protein sequence MVENPTASEGTPAPVGGSKAAKNEEGKFPKGIWIRLFAYLVAGHVFAGFLYLLFEVGAK from the coding sequence ATGGTCGAGAACCCCACCGCTTCCGAAGGCACCCCGGCCCCCGTCGGCGGTTCCAAGGCCGCGAAGAACGAGGAAGGCAAGTTCCCGAAGGGCATCTGGATCCGGCTCTTCGCCTACCTGGTCGCCGGACATGTTTTCGCCGGCTTCCTCTACCTGCTCTTCGAGGTCGGCGCCAAGTAA
- the shc gene encoding squalene--hopene cyclase, with the protein MTATTDGSGGPVRARAAADSETASAPAPAGRPGERTAADERTGPARRAVARAVDHLLARQDAEGWWKGDLETNVTMDAEDLLLRQFLGIGDRTVTEASARFIRGRQRADGTWATFYGGPGELSATVEAYVALRLAGDLPGDPHMARAAAWVREQGGIAATRVFTRIWLALFGWWRWEDLPVVPPELIFLPKWFPLNIYDFGCWARQTIVPLTVVSARRPVRPAPFGLDELHTDPLAPNPPRPLAPAASWEGFFQRADRALHRYHRVAPRRVREAAVAAASRWIVERQENDGCWGGIQPPAVYSLIALHLLGYDLGHPVMRAGIESLDRFAIWEKTETGAPVRMIEACQSPVWDTCLATVALADAGLAPDHPALVRAADWMLGEEIVRPGDWAVRRPGLAPGGWAFEFHNDNYPDIDDTAEVMLALRRVAHPEPARIEAAVARAGRWTLGMQSRDGGWGAFDADNTSPFPNRLPFCDFGEVIDPPSADVTAHVLEMLAYEGRAHTPRARRAIDWLLTHQEPGGAWFGRWGVNYIYGTGSVVPALVAAGIPAAHPALRRAVDWLRSVQNPDGGWGEDLRSYDHGAWAGQGSSTPSQTAWALLALLAAGERESECAERGVRWLVAAQREDGGWDEPYFTGTGFPWDFSINYHLYRQVFPLTALGRYVHGEPPVGGVPRAGKPRTGALPARKGS; encoded by the coding sequence ATGACAGCGACGACCGACGGAAGCGGCGGGCCCGTGCGGGCCCGCGCCGCCGCGGACAGTGAGACAGCGAGTGCCCCGGCTCCCGCGGGCCGCCCCGGGGAGCGGACCGCGGCGGACGAGCGGACCGGCCCGGCCCGGCGGGCCGTCGCCCGGGCCGTGGACCATCTGCTGGCCCGGCAGGACGCCGAGGGCTGGTGGAAGGGCGACCTCGAAACCAATGTGACGATGGACGCCGAGGATCTGCTGCTCCGCCAGTTCCTCGGCATCGGCGACCGGACCGTCACCGAGGCATCGGCGCGTTTCATCCGGGGCCGGCAGCGCGCCGACGGCACCTGGGCCACGTTCTACGGCGGCCCCGGCGAACTCTCCGCCACCGTCGAGGCGTATGTCGCCCTCCGCCTCGCCGGGGACCTGCCCGGGGACCCCCATATGGCCCGGGCCGCCGCCTGGGTCAGAGAGCAGGGCGGTATCGCCGCGACCCGGGTGTTCACCCGGATCTGGCTGGCGCTCTTCGGCTGGTGGCGCTGGGAGGACCTGCCGGTCGTCCCACCCGAGCTGATCTTCCTGCCGAAGTGGTTCCCGCTGAACATCTACGACTTCGGCTGCTGGGCCCGGCAGACCATCGTGCCGCTGACCGTGGTCTCGGCCCGGCGCCCGGTCCGGCCCGCGCCCTTCGGCCTCGACGAACTGCACACCGATCCCCTGGCGCCGAACCCGCCCCGGCCCCTGGCGCCCGCGGCCAGCTGGGAGGGGTTCTTCCAGCGCGCGGACCGGGCCCTGCACCGCTATCACCGGGTCGCGCCCCGACGGGTGCGGGAGGCCGCGGTCGCGGCGGCGTCCCGCTGGATCGTGGAGCGGCAGGAGAACGACGGCTGCTGGGGCGGCATCCAGCCGCCCGCCGTCTACTCCCTGATCGCCCTGCATCTCCTCGGCTACGACCTGGGTCATCCGGTGATGCGGGCCGGAATCGAGTCCCTCGACCGCTTCGCGATCTGGGAGAAGACCGAGACCGGCGCCCCGGTCCGGATGATCGAAGCCTGCCAGTCGCCGGTCTGGGACACCTGTCTGGCCACCGTCGCCCTCGCCGACGCGGGGCTCGCCCCCGACCACCCGGCCCTGGTCAGGGCGGCCGACTGGATGCTGGGCGAGGAGATCGTCCGCCCCGGCGACTGGGCGGTGCGCCGGCCCGGACTCGCCCCCGGCGGCTGGGCCTTCGAATTCCACAACGACAACTACCCGGACATCGACGACACCGCCGAGGTGATGCTCGCGCTGCGCCGGGTGGCCCATCCCGAACCCGCGCGGATCGAAGCGGCGGTGGCCCGCGCCGGGCGGTGGACCCTCGGAATGCAGTCGCGCGACGGCGGCTGGGGCGCCTTCGACGCCGACAACACCAGCCCGTTCCCCAACCGGCTGCCGTTCTGCGACTTCGGCGAGGTGATCGACCCGCCGTCGGCCGATGTCACCGCACACGTCCTGGAGATGCTGGCCTACGAGGGCCGGGCCCACACCCCCCGGGCCCGGCGGGCGATCGACTGGCTCCTCACCCACCAGGAGCCGGGCGGCGCCTGGTTCGGCCGCTGGGGCGTCAACTACATCTACGGTACGGGGTCGGTGGTCCCGGCCCTGGTCGCGGCCGGCATCCCGGCCGCGCACCCGGCCCTGCGGCGGGCCGTCGACTGGCTGCGTTCGGTGCAGAACCCCGACGGCGGCTGGGGCGAGGATCTGCGCTCGTACGACCACGGCGCATGGGCCGGCCAGGGCTCCTCCACCCCGTCCCAGACCGCCTGGGCGCTGCTGGCGCTGCTGGCGGCGGGGGAGCGGGAGAGCGAGTGCGCCGAACGCGGGGTGCGCTGGCTGGTGGCGGCCCAGCGGGAGGACGGCGGCTGGGACGAGCCGTACTTCACCGGCACCGGCTTCCCCTGGGACTTCTCCATCAACTACCACCTCTACCGCCAGGTGTTCCCGCTGACCGCGCTCGGCCGCTATGTGCACGGGGAGCCGCCCGTGGGCGGCGTACCGCGGGCCGGGAAGCCGCGTACCGGCGCCCTGCCCGCCCGCAAGGGAAGCTGA